A genomic stretch from Sinorhizobium terangae includes:
- a CDS encoding antibiotic biosynthesis monooxygenase family protein yields the protein MIAVIFEVAPSEDERDTYLGLAADLRPRLDGIDGFISIERFQSLADPNKLLSLSFWRDEAAVKAWRNGAEHRAAQEAGRHGVFADYRLRIATVVRDYGLNDRDQAPPDSREWHERAETT from the coding sequence CGAAGTCGCGCCGTCCGAGGACGAGCGTGACACCTATCTTGGCCTTGCCGCCGATCTGCGTCCTCGGCTGGACGGGATCGACGGCTTCATTTCGATCGAGCGGTTTCAAAGCCTTGCCGATCCGAACAAATTGCTGTCGCTTTCCTTTTGGCGAGACGAGGCGGCGGTGAAGGCGTGGCGTAACGGTGCCGAACATCGCGCCGCCCAGGAGGCAGGACGGCACGGCGTCTTTGCCGATTATCGGCTGAGGATCGCGACGGTCGTCCGGGACTACGGCCTCAACGATCGCGATCAGGCGCCGCCGGACAGTCGCGAATGGCATGAACGAGCCGAGACGACTTGA